The Acidimicrobiales bacterium genomic interval AAGGAGTTGGCCGAGCCCCTCGCCATGTCGCTACCTGCGGTCATGCAGCACCTCGGGGTGCTCGAGGCGTGCGGTCTCGTGCGCTCAGAAAAGGTCGGCCGAGTAAGGACCTGTCATATCGAGCCGGGAGGACTGCGAGTCGCCGAGGACTGGTTGCGTGCGCAACGGACCGCCTGGGAGCACCGTCTCGACCGTCTCGGCGAACTTCTCGCCGAGAATCCCCAACCCGTATCGGAAAGGACTTCCCAATGACCGACCACGCCGTCACTCATGCCACCTTCAGTCTCGAACGCACGTACCAAGCACCGCCCGAGGCCGTTTTCATGGCGTGGGCCGAACCGGTGGTCAAAGTCCGCTGGTTCGCTGGCAACCCCGAAGACTACGAACTGGACTTTCGACCCGGCGGCGTCGAGCGCAACAGGGTCATCCACGAGGGCAAGCAGATCACCTGGGAGTCGCTCTACCGCGAGATCGTCACCGACGAGCGCATCGTCTACACGTCGGTGCTCTCCGAGCAGGGCACGGTGGCGACCGCGTCGTTGACCACCATCGAGCTCGTCCCCGAGGGTCAAGGGACCCGCCTGGTGCTGGTCGAGGCCGGCGCCTACCTCGACGGACGGGAGCAGCCGGCGTGGCGGGAGCAGGGCACCGCCGACTGGCTCGATGCTCTCGGTGCAGAGTTGAAGAACGGTTCCAGTGCCTGACCTCACCGCTGGCGCTCGACGTTCGACGAGACCAGACCGGCACGTCGGCGTAAGCCGACAGGCTGGCTCTAGGGACTGCCCCCGGCGCGGCCGATGAGGGTGTCGCGATTGAGCCCGTAGCGCATAAGGACTGCGCTATCCCGATCGAGGTCGAACGGGTCCGGAAGTTGCGCCATGATCTCGTCTATAAGCGCA includes:
- a CDS encoding metalloregulator ArsR/SmtB family transcription factor → MPNQPSGLDQLFQALVDASRRSMVERLIQSPASVKELAEPLAMSLPAVMQHLGVLEACGLVRSEKVGRVRTCHIEPGGLRVAEDWLRAQRTAWEHRLDRLGELLAENPQPVSERTSQ
- a CDS encoding SRPBCC family protein, with the translated sequence MTDHAVTHATFSLERTYQAPPEAVFMAWAEPVVKVRWFAGNPEDYELDFRPGGVERNRVIHEGKQITWESLYREIVTDERIVYTSVLSEQGTVATASLTTIELVPEGQGTRLVLVEAGAYLDGREQPAWREQGTADWLDALGAELKNGSSA